One bacterium DNA segment encodes these proteins:
- a CDS encoding serine/threonine-protein phosphatase yields YYELEDHGQITTRLIEHLKTRFFESTNIKKLVAMVYGELDDAGRFRFVSAGHVPPLVFSRKYDRLMPLGADRTVSETPLGLLPGEAGAAPNAPRPLAAPSSEHAVVNEIQLLGEGDVLLLATDGLTDHGGGRFVAEELGPALSRVKDFSAREICAFLRESILAYAPQEDDISFVVAKRLPAPPVPR; encoded by the coding sequence TACTACGAGCTCGAGGACCACGGCCAGATCACGACCCGCCTGATCGAGCACCTCAAGACCCGCTTCTTCGAATCGACCAACATCAAGAAGCTCGTGGCGATGGTCTACGGCGAGCTGGACGACGCCGGCCGCTTCCGCTTCGTTTCGGCGGGGCACGTCCCGCCGCTCGTCTTCTCGCGCAAGTACGACCGGCTGATGCCGCTCGGCGCCGACCGCACCGTGTCGGAGACGCCGCTCGGCCTGCTGCCCGGCGAGGCGGGGGCGGCGCCGAACGCGCCGCGCCCCTTGGCGGCGCCGTCGTCCGAGCACGCGGTCGTCAACGAGATCCAGCTCCTCGGCGAAGGGGATGTGCTGCTGCTGGCGACGGACGGCCTGACCGACCACGGCGGCGGGCGCTTCGTCGCCGAGGAACTGGGCCCCGCGCTGTCGCGGGTCAAGGACTTCTCGGCGCGCGAGATCTGCGCCTTCCTGCGCGAGTCGATCCTCGCCTACGCCCCGCAGGAAGACGACATCTCGTTCGTCGTGGCCAAGCGCCTGCCGGCGCCGCCGGTTCCGCGCTAA
- a CDS encoding rubrerythrin family protein, producing the protein MELKGSRTAANLMLAFAGESQARNRYTFAASVARKEGLEHVAAIFEETAANEKEHAKLFFKQLAPLAGQAVEIAGSYPVVAGDTAAQLRAALGGENEEWEQLYPEFARVAREEGFGEIAHVFEMVAKVEKEHAARFARLLDHVVNGTVFEREGKIYWRCRNCGHIHEGTKAPAECPVCHHPRAYFEPVGENF; encoded by the coding sequence ATGGAACTGAAGGGAAGCCGCACCGCCGCCAACCTGATGCTCGCCTTCGCCGGCGAGAGCCAGGCCCGGAACCGCTACACCTTCGCCGCCTCCGTCGCGCGCAAGGAAGGGCTGGAGCACGTCGCCGCGATCTTCGAGGAGACGGCGGCGAACGAGAAGGAGCACGCCAAGCTGTTCTTCAAGCAGCTCGCGCCGCTGGCCGGCCAGGCCGTCGAGATCGCCGGCTCGTACCCGGTCGTCGCCGGCGACACGGCCGCGCAGCTCCGCGCCGCCCTCGGCGGCGAGAACGAGGAGTGGGAGCAGCTCTACCCCGAGTTCGCGCGCGTCGCGCGCGAGGAAGGGTTCGGCGAGATCGCCCACGTCTTCGAGATGGTCGCCAAGGTCGAGAAGGAGCACGCGGCCCGCTTCGCGCGCCTGCTCGACCACGTCGTCAACGGCACCGTCTTCGAGCGCGAGGGGAAGATCTACTGGCGCTGCCGCAACTGCGGCCACATCCACGAAGGGACCAAGGCCCCCGCGGAGTGCCCGGTCTGCCATCACCCGCGCGCCTACTTCGAGCCGGTCGGCGAGAACTTCTGA
- a CDS encoding CPBP family intramembrane metalloprotease: protein MTVLAVAGMFAVRSVGGEAADRSHLALAPGSLVGLMLVGAAGALSLAFLVCATGYRREAGDGRLAPRWKLFLLGAALGGAAQALDWGQFAGLNLTTFAARIGHAARPFGAAGAIVLFGLFYALVPPLVEEVFVRGLLFDSFARHYSTGWAIALSAVCFSALHWESRNVELCVVSFLLGLLFAAMRAKTGNLSFGYGAHIVFNGTYWVVWLLGGHGLPFEVSELLR from the coding sequence GTGACCGTGCTCGCGGTCGCGGGTATGTTCGCAGTCCGGAGCGTCGGCGGAGAGGCCGCGGACCGAAGCCACCTCGCGCTCGCCCCCGGTTCTCTGGTCGGGCTGATGCTGGTCGGCGCGGCGGGAGCGTTGTCCCTTGCGTTCCTCGTCTGCGCGACGGGCTACCGCAGGGAGGCCGGCGACGGCCGACTCGCCCCGCGCTGGAAGCTCTTCCTGCTCGGAGCGGCCCTCGGCGGGGCGGCGCAGGCGCTCGACTGGGGACAGTTCGCGGGCCTGAACCTGACGACCTTCGCCGCGCGCATCGGGCACGCCGCCCGTCCGTTCGGCGCGGCGGGCGCGATCGTTCTCTTCGGGCTCTTCTACGCGCTGGTTCCGCCTCTCGTCGAGGAGGTCTTCGTGCGGGGCCTGCTTTTCGACAGCTTCGCGCGCCACTATTCGACCGGCTGGGCGATCGCCCTCAGCGCGGTCTGCTTCTCCGCCCTGCACTGGGAATCGCGGAACGTCGAGCTCTGCGTCGTGTCGTTTCTGTTGGGCCTCTTGTTCGCCGCGATGCGGGCGAAAACCGGCAACCTGAGCTTCGGCTACGGCGCGCACATCGTCTTCAACGGCACGTACTGGGTCGTGTGGCTGCTGGGCGGGCACGGTCTGCCGTTCGAAGTCTCGGAACTCCTGCGCTGA